The following is a genomic window from Coturnix japonica isolate 7356 chromosome 26, Coturnix japonica 2.1, whole genome shotgun sequence.
CACAGACCACAGATCCTCAGAGGCGGAGGTTTTACGCAGCGGCTGAGGAAAACCCGTCTGCTTCTGAGGTCCATCATCCACCTGGTAGGCATGGCGCAGGAAAAGGGTATGGAGGAGGTTAAAGTTGTCCTGGGAACGTGGGAATTGGGTGTAGCTGGAGTGGAAGAATTCAGAGCCAGCAAATCTACGGAAGAGGCTCTGCAGGtcctggcagctgcagaaaggagcGTGTCGGGTGTTGGTGGCGGCCATCTCTGACGTGCGAATGCAGAGCGCCTGCGGGCGGTCCCGATGGGCACAGACTTGCTTCTCCACGGGGATGCTGAGCTGTAAGGAAGACAACACAAGtaaagcaggaggaggggaaatggaGAGAACCCACTGGGGATAGAAGGAGAGTCAAAGCAGCTTCCAAAGTCCAGAAAGCAACTTCTGGTTACCTGAACCAGCAATTCCTCCTCAAAACTGCTTTGACAACTACTGACTGGTCTGCCTGCTCTGAAGTAGAACTCAAACCTTTGTTTTATGGCCcatagatgaaaacaaaaccaacgCAAGCAGTGGACAGAAGAGAGTTGGAGGCTTTGTTTGCTCATCCTGGACTCCAGCTATTCCCACCACAGAGAGGGAGAGGACACTGCTGGGAagagggggggaaggagagTCACCTTCAGCCTGAAGCCGTCCAGTCGAACATCAACGTGCTCATCACGTTTGCCTGAGTCCTCCAGCTTGTAGATGGCTTTGAACTGCTCCAGGCTGCGATAAAGATCCAGACAGAAGAGGTTTATCCAGAGCATGCTTGCTGTATCCAGGGTCAGTGTCAGACCATTCAGCTGCACATACAGGTTTGGGCAAGGAACTGGAATGAAACGGAGTCAAATTCAGTACctgcactgcaaacagcaaagcatgGGTTTAATATCTGCCTCAAAACAGACTCTCACACCAGGGCAGCTGCAGAACACTGAGAGCTCCCCAGGGAACCCCAAGCATTAACCAAAGCAGGTCCTTTCAAACGCTCTCGGATTCATTATTTGTCAAGTACAACTTTCCCTCCACGTTTCACACCAGGCAAACTCTAAACCACCATCCCCATGGGGTTAAAAAATACTCATTTAGAAAGGCAAACCTGCAAACACTGGGGAGCCAAAAGGACACCCAGAGGACCTCCAGAATGGTCAACACGCCTCAAGTATTACAACCTGCCTGATTCTTAAAGGAACTTGTGAAAGAAGGTGCTAACCTTGGAGTATTACCTGGAAAGTCTTGATTGTCTGGGAAGTAATACTCTGTGAATTCAATGTGGATTGCAGAGACCTGATCGGGCAGGTTGAGGAATTTTCTACTACACGAAAGCAAGGTGGAAGGTTTCTTACTGTGCTGGCCAGCTGTGGAAACCTGGAAACAGAAATGGCATGGAGATGTACAGAACCTGCATGTGGCAATAGGAAGCATCCCAGTAAGCCTGCAGCCTCCTACACTCAGCGTGTCTCATTTACACATCAAACACACTCGGCTTTCCAGTCGTGATTCAACTTTCTTCTGTGTGCCAACACTGTTAACTCCTCTCCTTCGAGGGAATTCATCGCCTTAGATACACATCTATCCTTCCAGCATTTAAAAGGGGAtgataaacaggaggggaaccAACTTTGTACAAGGGTAGGCAGTGAGAGGACAGGGGAGGATTAAGTGAGTTTTGTGCCATTTATTTGCACCATATCCAATGAAATCTTGTTCCCAAACAACTGCTACTGCTGACCCCAGGCACTGCTCAGACCCCACCTGGTGAACATCCAAGTCATCCACAcgcagcagcacacagctggacCGCAGCCGGTGCCAGGGAGGGTGTCGGAGCTGGGGCAGACTGCAGGGAGCTCCACGGCCCTTCTCTAATGGGCTCTTATGAGGACTCGACGACGTATCTGTGGGGATGGGAAAGCAGAAGGGTTTTACTCCTTCATAGTGAACGTCACTGTCAGCTCCAACACATACATGCTTATGGAGCAGAATTACCAGCCCCAGGATTAGAAACAGATGGGCACAGCCAGgcaggaaacaaaaagccaacacTCAGTGCTTGTAAAGGAAAGACACAGCGAAGGATCTGCACAATCTGCGCCAACAGAAGATCTTCAGCTACACTTCAgccacctcctgctgctcaggCTACTTCATTTACTCGTTATATATACACTTAAAGGGGAAAAGAATAAGCCAGGTGTGCCCATTCTTGCTGCACTATTATTCCAGTATAAAAGTGACTGCACTTTGCCATTCAATTCATGATTTTTGGTGTTCtatgcatttctgaaaagcagatcAAGCTGCTAAGAAAGGGAACAAGAGATATTGCTTGATTGCTGGATGGAGAGCAGCCGTCACCACCTCCAGCTTCATCAGGAGTTTAATCCAACATCATtacctgctttctttttgaaggGAGAAAGTGGAGTCTTGGCAAAGGCAGCGTCCATTTCTTCATAATGCTTCTCAACCTTGCTCTGAAATTCACTGACCAGCCTTTTTGCCCACTGTCCCCGCGTCTCCATTGCCTCGCTGTACCTCACCCAATGCTTGCAGGCATCTCCTGCATTAAAGTAAACACACCAGCTTTTAGATTAGGCTCCTGCATACTCACAACCCTCTTGCTCCCCCCCTTAAACCAATATCAATCTGTAAAGCACCCCCCCCTTGATCGGTATCACACTCTGGTGCTGCCCCCACCAGTGTTTCAAACACAAGCATTGGGAAGAATCCTTGCTCTGCCTGAAGCCTCACAGAGTCACCATTCTGCAAGTTCTTTTTAGGCTGGAAGGACAGGCTGCCCTTACCTGCCCTATGGAAAGGATAATAGTCAAAAGCCATCCTCCTGAAGGTCAGCTGTATAGCACCGCCCAGCATCCCATGCTTCAAAGAGCCTGTGAGAAATGGAACAAAGAAAACTATGATCAGCTCTGTAACCCAAGCCCTGACTCAGGATAATTCGGAACAATGCTGCTTTGATTGCCATCACTGTTACCATGGCTGGTATCTGCTTTTATAGAGCCCCATCAGAATCTCATCCTAAGTTAGGAAAAGGGGAATTGAATGTAACAAGGCAACAGTTTATACCGTAGGAACCAGATCTAGAATCTCAAATGCCAGATCAGAAGACCCCACTGCTTTCCAGGCTCCCATTAATTCCACTTCTAACTACAGCAGTCGGGGGAGTTTCAAGAGGAAAATTCTCCTTTGAGAGGGAAAAGGACTCaatcacttttttcctcctggtgctgctctgtgttacCTGACTCTCGAGTGTGGCTGTCGTCACAGATGTGCAGGTCCAGGCGTGAGATGAGGAGGTGGTAGGATGACTCTTTCATGTCATGTTTATCGAAGTACTGACCAATGCTGGTTGCATTTGGGCTGACTCCAAATGGTTGAGACCAGGATTGCTGGGCACTGGGAGCTGGTGGTGTGATCTGTTAGGAGACAACAAGCCTGGTAAGAGCTCACCTTGGAAGGTATTCTGAGATCAAGATGGCAAAGTATTCCTGATGCTCCCTCCATGTAATCTCACTGCACTACATGCATAGCCCTCCTTCCCCAGAGCTTCCACTAACAGTGATATTCTTCTTCCCCCTCTAGAAACACTTCTTGCCCTCTGCCCTATGTATTTATTGAAGGACATTCAGCAACCAGTTACTCAGAgctctctgttttctcctcttcctttacAATCCAACACCCGAATCATGTCTCACTCACCTGCACTGAGTCTGGTGCCAAACTCTTCCTCTGCTGAGCAGATTTCTCCATGGCTTCACTCAGAGACTCCGCATATTTCATCATTGCTTTCAGCTGAGAGTCTGTCAGCACCCAGAGAAGGTCGTCAAGGAGAAACATCAGCTTCGATGCCATCACGTTGCAATCTTTGGTCTGAAAACAGCAAGGAGGCGTCAAGGACCAAGAACTGCTCACAGTACACTcctaaaaatacacagaagctgcagcacaaaATAGAGATGAGGCTCTGAAACTCATCTGAGAGAGAAGTTAACCCAGCTGGTGAATGCCCACATTGCTCCCatctgagaaggaaaggagCCAAAGCTGCCTTCCCTTTGGAAGGGAAACTGCTGGCCAtttaagaaagcagaacaataGATGATCATTTTTCGCAACTTCTCATCACACTCAATTACCATCACACTTGtatggtgacaataatgaaaagatggtagctataaatacccaaaaggttatttacaggaaaaactcacccacaTGGAagctgggaaccactgaggcaatctccaccatggagcaatctccaagagatgctgccttagtggtggtcagcccttaaatgaggtctggaggaggagtcaagctccatcccttctgggagcacagctacattactctcacctgtgctcccacagctgaccccaacacttgcctcagctgattaatcagaggttcaggctgtgattaccagtttcccatacaacaCTTCTGCTGGCAGCTAAAAGCAAAGCTAGCAGACCTCCAGCTCCCTGTAAACAGAGGACAGATCTCCTTGGGATGAGAAAACAGGTTTTAAGACTTGCTCCACACACATTATTCCCCCCTGAGAAATAACCTGCTTTGACACTTGGTTAGAACACAGCTGTTTCCAATAGAAAGCAGAGCGACACATCAGGGCTCAGTGCTTGTGAAGGAAACAAAGCGTGGCTGAGAGATGTGGGAGGAAATGTGCATCATCACTGCAGAGGACGCACCCAAAGGACGGGTGAAACACTCACCCTTCTCTTGAGAGAGATCTGTATCCTGCCCTGGTTTGTAATGAGTCTCAGAGGAGTAGAGACAGGATCCTGATCACCATTGTCAGTCGCATCTGCTTCAATGCGGAGTGTCTGCCAGGTGAGTTCTTTGAATGTCAAAACCTGcccagaaagaggaaaacagggAAATGCTCAGATTAAACCAAACCCCTGAAGGACACAGAATGAAACAAGGGCACAGGGAACCACCCGACACAGCTTTCCTCTGTGGTCCCTATACAAAAACATGTGGCCCACATGAACACCTGAAGGCTCTTTACCTCCCCTCTCTGTGGATCAGTGATGCGGGTGAGCCGCAGGTCGCTCTGTTGCCAGTTGGGGTTGACGCTGTAGCCCTGAAGCTGCCATAGCTCAAAAGAAGCGTGAAAGGCCTTGGAGTGAATCTTGATAGTGATGGAATTGACAACAATAAACATCCCCTCCACAACCTTCTCAGCAAAGCCATATTCACTGCAAAGAGAAGATCCTTTAAGTCATCGGGGAGAGACTGTGGTATGAATCGAGAGCCTCCAAGGTTTGCAAGCAACATCAGAACCACTAAAAGCAGAAACCCCAGAGCTCAGAGGTTAACTCTGGAGAAGAACAGCCCATATCCAAACCCCAGTATGGCAGAAAGAAGCCTCAGGGCTCAGGGCTCTGACCTTTGGCCGGCTGCAAGTGCAATGGGAGACTGTCCATTGGGCGGCCGAGGCTCTTCACACGTCCGCATCTCTACCTCCACTTTGTCCAGATACTGGGAAGACAAAGCACAGGAGAAGTAAATACAAGACcgaggggaaaacaaacacaaagcaggcACAACATTGCTATGGACTTCAGCATGagctcagcccagctgtgccctgcagggaAACAGGAATCCTATGGGAGGTCACCCTGCATCTAAAAGAACTACTCTTGGGattccccctccccagctctctAAAGGCCTGGAGGCTTCAGGCTGCCATCAGAGCATGCACTTCATGGTTTCCTTTTACAGAATTaggaagagaaggaatgaaCAAGAGAATAAACGTTACCAAACAGATTGGGTGCGTTTTCAGTTTTGTCCACTGGATCTGAAACAATAAAGGTAAGGTTACAAGCGTCACTTTTGCACTTGGAAGGTCACACTCAgattccccctcctcccttaTAGAAAATGCTGCTATTGCTGGAAGTCAGGTCACTCTTCTGAAGACTCCATATAAAACAAAACGATCTTAATTGATTTTCTTGCAGCCACACTTAACTCTGCAGCCCTTGTACAAGGGAGGACAAATGTTTGCTGCTATATTAAGCAGTTCTGAGTCTAAAAACAGACAGAACAGATCCAGTGAGTAAGACAGGCTCATTTTCATTCTCACTTGGCAGAGTAGAACCATCGCAGCAAGACTCTTCCATGCACTAAAACACAGCGTGTTCAAGTAACGCAGCTATGGTTAGAACCAGCTGAGATTAAAcaggctgaaaacaaatcaattttGTGCTCTAAAAAGCACGAGGAGGAAGATTTCTAGGAGGGGTCAGAGTGCAAAAGTGCAACTGTCCACGTGTGCCCAAATTGAGCCATTATACATAAAAACAGCCAATGGGGGCTGAATGAGCACAGCCTGCACCGCTTTCCATGTCTGCCATTCACATCTTTCTTAAGAGCTGCGTTTTCAACAATGAAGAGCTCAGCTCAGTTTGCTTTATGGTGCCTCACAGCATCATCAGGCTTTCAGATGACAGCTCTCCATTTGTCTCTGCCTCCTATTCCCACTGGAAGCCTGCACTGATTCCTTAGCATTGAAAACACAAGGCGGTGGGGATGAGAGAAGACACAGAGAACGGCTCAGCTATCAAAATAACAGGAGGTAATGGGGAAACAGAAAGGCCTGTAAAACCCTGAGGTGCCTGGGGGTAACGAGCAGGGAGTCATTCCTCACCATTTCTTCTATAGAACAGTGCCAGGTCTTCAATTAAAGCTGATACATACAGGCTTGGTACAAGCAAAAGCaagcatgcagctgagctgtgaggctctttgccacagcATGCtctaaatattaaataaagGGTGAATTGAATGAAGGGTGTGGATTGAGCCCAAGGACACGATCACAGCCCCGTCTGCTCACCCTGATGGACGCCTTGTTGCAGTAGACCCGGGTGATGGCGAGCCAGGtgggcagctccagcacatTCTGCAGCACCTCCTCATCCAGCTCCAGGTTGGTCAGCTGCCCCTGCCCCTTCAGGGTGCTCAGGTTGATTTTGTCTGGTGAGAGATTCTTGGTAAAGCTacaagagaggagaggaaagactCTAAAAGCCAGGCCAAACTGCTGAGACCCACGGAGCCTTTCAGAAGGGTGTGCTAAGTGCAAGGaatctgcttccttctttcttaaaaCCTTTTGACATTTTTAGGCCCAAAGCAAATTGGTTTTtccaaaaaaaatccaccaaaaaaaccccaaatcccttCACATTTTGCTATTTGAGGGgactttgtttatttgttctgtttcaatCAAACTCCAGGAACTGAAAATTCCACCTAAAGCCCCGGGAAGGCAGAATTCAGCAGAACTGCCTTAGGACAGAAATGAACCCAAACCAAAGCCCAACCACAGCAGGAGAACAACCCTGCTCCCCCCAGGAGCGATGAAGTGCTTTATTGCCCACATTTCTCCAGGTACTGAGGACAGAGGAAAGTCAAAGACCATCCATaaactgtttttattgctgtctCTTCAAACAAACTCTCTGGTCAGCAGGTCCAGTGCAACCCAACCCTCAGCCCAAACTCCCCATTGGCATCCATCACCCCGCTCCCTCTGCTCCAGTTCCTCCTCCTTGGGGTTTATTCTTGCATATATTCTGCTATTGCCCTCGTGGGCTTGAGATTTAAGCGTAACAGATGGAATGATTCCAGCAGGGCTGACGAAGGGCAGCAAGCTCTGCTGCAAACCTGCAAACCATGTCTCAGCAGAGAACTGCTTCACTCGGTGCATACGTGGGTCAAAAATAACCCCGGGTGTGCTGGGAAAGGAGGGTGAAGCTGTGACATCGGACACTGCGGGAGGGAGCAGCATGAAACACAACCCAGCTGAAACAAAACGTCTGCATTCCTCTGCAGGGAAAGGCTGCAGAAGGaggagagcacagcaggcagtgGATGGAAGCATCCTCAGCTGCACCCAATGCATGTTAGTGGGGTATATAGGAGCAGAGGTGATGATGTATGACTGCAAACTTGGAAGCTTGCAGCTGCCAGATTGAACAGAACTGCTTTGGTCACTGTCAGGGGAAGGACGGAGCTGTAAGAGCAGACGAtgtgagctgcctgctggcagACTTGCATTCATACTCGTCAGCAGTAACATTTTTGGCAGCACGGATTGCTGGCctagagaaaaatgaatgaaaacgGTGCCTATGAGGAAAGCAGACTGTGTGGGatagttgctttttttcccccttaactCTGGAAGGAGTCATGCAGCACTAAGCCGGCCAGCCCACAAAAAGTCAACGCAGAAAATCCTTTCCCACCCCTGATAGAGCCGTCCTGCACTCACAAGGGCATTCTGCAGCTGTGTACACAAGCACAAATGCATCCGCTCCCATGCCATGAGTGACAGCCTCCTTTCTAGCAGCATCTGCAGCCAACAGCCAATGGAGCATCACAGTCACCTGCACCCATGTTAAGCCTgatgctgcaggcactgcagctctCAACCAGCAGACGTGGAGTTGTGAACTGTGCCATCCCAGTGTCTGGGCAGAATAAAGGCCTTGCTCCTTCCTAAGCCGGATGAGTGAACCCTCAGCAGCTCTTTGGACCTGCCTGAAAAGCACCGTGTTCTTTCCAGGAGCCCTTGGCCTTTGGGATCCCCCATTACATCCTGTAGGTGGGCACAGGACTGTTCCTCTTTGCCCCATCATCAGCCTGAGCACATGGACAAGAAATGATGCCCCATTCACCAGCTGGGAGATCCAATGGCTGCAAACCCACTGACTGCAAGGAGGAGTTTGGCCATACATAAAACATCTCCATCTACACCTGCAGCTGCATCCAACAGATAAAAACCTCCCCTTGGAGCCACCCCCTCACACACAGACCATCACATCGGCACATCTTCCACCCCAGACCTCTTTGCAATTACCCACTAATCACCACCTACTGCACGCAACCAGCACCCACACAGCAAAACACTCGTCCCTATTAATATCCTCGTTACTATGGTTATTATATGCAAGAACTAATTAGCAGGACAGCAGCGACCTTGGCTTTATTTGGTGCCATGCATCATCCATCGGCAGGAGCCAATAACCCCCGGTGGTCGCCACTACAGCAGATGGAAAAGTACTGTGCAAAGCTCTGTGTTAGGGCAGCTCCCTTAATGCTGAGTGCTGTGAGCCACAGGTCAGGATTACATGGAGATAAAGTCACAAGTGGCAAAAGGAAAGGTCGGGAAGTGCTGAGTCCAGGGGGGCTTTCAAGGAACAGCAGAAGCTCTGACTGCAAAACACATCTGGGAATGAACCGAAAGGGGACTcaggaggaaataaaactgGGTGAGTGATGGGAACTGCTATAAAAAGGGAGGAAAACGGCGCCTTGGAGGCacatggggagaaaaagaaaaaccttttcaGGAAGCAAAACCACTTAAGTAGGTTTTGTACAACCCAGGAGCCCTCTGCCTGCTCACAGCGCTGCCCAGCACTGATAAAGGGCCAGACCACGCAACAGCCCAAATCCAAGGGCAgaggcactgccagcacagaaTGCCTCAAACAATTCCTTATCAGCTCTCCAGGctcccagagcagcagtttATCTGctgcaatgcaatacaatgcatCTGCAGCCAAAGGGCTCAGCAATTCAAGTCCAAGTGAAACCCTTGAGGACAACCCAGGTTTCCAAGCAGATGAAAGAGACTGCAGCACTCACCAAGGCTGCCTCCCTGCTCACACACCCCAAAGCACAATGAAAACCAGGAAATTAGGGGGATTTCTTACACTGCTGCCACCTCCTTTGGTACCTGGAGGCTGgtgaagcaaagcacagctttaaCCTGCATGGGACACGGGCTGGATGCTGGCAGGGTGGGACAGCACTGTGCATAGGATGGGTTTTGCTATTTGCAGCTCGTTGGCTGGGCGCTCACTGAGCTTTAAATGGCGCTGCCCCATAAAGGCTGGAACATGAAACCTCTGCAGCTGCCAGGGAATTTCCCAGGGCTGACCCTCAAGTGAGCAACAgtgcacaaagaaaacaaggaagaagcaTGGAGAGCAAACACAGCACCCCACTGCCTGTGCCAGGCAGGAGCCCCACTGCTCTCACTGCTCATCTCGTGATCTGAGCCGGGTTTTGCTTTCCCAATGGCAGGAAATCCAAAGCAATGACATCATTCCGAgtcagctgagcagcacagggctgaagGAGCCCCAAAGAGATGAAACAGAGCGCCGGCAGCACGGGGAGGTTGCACTGCATCACTGCAATGCTCCACCAAGCCCAGCAGGAAGATGCATGCAGACCGAGCAATGGAAATGCAATTTCTCCTTGCATTTGCAAGAGCCTATTTAACATTCCACGCTGCTGCCTTGAGCTGAGGGGAGGCAGCTGCAAACAGCtggtagcagcagcagcagctgatgtttGTTTGGCCAAATGAGAGCttggcacagtgcagcacagcagccccattAGCATTAGAGATTACCTTCTGTGAAAGATAAATGTCACATCCTGTCCTGCCTAccttcctcttccccacccCTGTTTGAACAAGGGATCAGTAGCTGCAAGTAACTACAATACATCAGGCTGCTGACTTGGCACTGCAGGCTTAGGGAGAGCGGCTGGAGAGGCAccaggtgagacctcacctcAAATAATGGGCTCAGGTCCCTGCAGGAAAAATGCTCAGGTGAAGGGCAGTGAAGTTGGTGAGGAGATGAGAAAGAGTGTGGGGAGGAGGAGCCCAGCACCCCACAGATACCAGGCAGGAGGCTCAGCAACGACGTGACCCATCTCCTTTCTCGGGTGACAAGAGATAGGACACGAGGAAAAGGTCTCAAGTGGCACCAGGAGGGGTTAGATCAGAATCAGAAAGGATTTCTCTATGGAGATGGCAGCCAAGTGCTGGAAGgggcagcccagggaggtggtgggagtTTCATCCTTGGGGGGGGTTGATCCTTTGGTGATGGGACCTGAGGATCCTGAAGGACTTTTCCAACTTAGACAACGCTGTGATTCCATTACCTGGCTGAAAAGAACCCACTGAAAAGCAGGAACAGAAcaactgcagcacacagagctggaatGGCAAAACATCCCCTTTGAATCCAGTACCAGCGTTCAAAATGCATTGCTGCAAAGTACCTGCAATATTGAACTGAGCACCCACAAATAATGCTTGAACTGAAGCTCTGCTTCAGCCTGcgggagctgctgctttcacccAGCTCTCCTTGCTGCCAATGCAAAGGGCAGGAGGCTGCATCCATCACAGACCCATCAGTGCCATGATTTGAGATGGAGCAGCACAAGAATCCTGGCCATCCCTGATATTAGATGAGCAGAAATTCAggccctgctgcacacagctctgagccccAACCAATGCAGGTGGATGCTCCGTGCAGCTCAATTAAAGTTTGCAGGGATCGCTCCCAGGGTCCCAAAGCTCTGAGTGCAGCCTTGGAAGGAGCTTTAATCCTCAGCCCAGCATTGATGCCATGGGACGCCGGGTCTGATCTCGTGCCCCTCGCTTTACATCTGACTCTGCCAGAGCCACACACAGGACTCCATCACACACAGGACTCCATCACACACAGGTCTCCATCACACACAGGAGGGCACAGAAGCGGTGCCAGCGATGGGAGACCGCCCTGCAAGGACgggctgagagctgagaaaTAAAGGGACGGTCTGCAGCGGGGTCTGtgtgacaggacgaggggatGGGGTCACAAAGAGCGGAGTTGAGGCCGGATTTAAGGCAGGGTTTGCACTGCAAGGGGTTCATAGAGCGGCGGTGCTGCATCCCCAGGGGCTGCGGGCAGTGACGGTCCCCGTGCGCTGCAGGGAGCGGAACGGGCTGAACCATCAGCTCTGAGGGTCCGTCCCGGCTCCGCTCGGCTCCTCcgcagggaaactgaggcaccGGACCCAGCCAAGGTCAGCGCGGAGCCAAAACTCGCCGCCATTCCCCCCCACCGCCCGGCACGGCCGATCTGCCCCCACCGACACAAACAGCGGCCGGACACAGCGCACAGCGCAGCACAACGGCAGAACCACCGGGACACACAGCGGCCATAGGGACG
Proteins encoded in this region:
- the UHRF1BP1 gene encoding UHRF1-binding protein 1 isoform X2, which produces MAAIIKKQILKHLSRFTKNLSPDKINLSTLKGQGQLTNLELDEEVLQNVLELPTWLAITRVYCNKASIRIQWTKLKTHPICLYLDKVEVEMRTCEEPRPPNGQSPIALAAGQSEYGFAEKVVEGMFIVVNSITIKIHSKAFHASFELWQLQGYSVNPNWQQSDLRLTRITDPQRGEVLTFKELTWQTLRIEADATDNGDQDPVSTPLRLITNQGRIQISLKRRTKDCNVMASKLMFLLDDLLWVLTDSQLKAMMKYAESLSEAMEKSAQQRKSLAPDSVQITPPAPSAQQSWSQPFGVSPNATSIGQYFDKHDMKESSYHLLISRLDLHICDDSHTRESGSLKHGMLGGAIQLTFRRMAFDYYPFHRAGDACKHWVRYSEAMETRGQWAKRLVSEFQSKVEKHYEEMDAAFAKTPLSPFKKKADTSSSPHKSPLEKGRGAPCSLPQLRHPPWHRLRSSCVLLRVDDLDVHQVSTAGQHSKKPSTLLSCSRKFLNLPDQVSAIHIEFTEYYFPDNQDFPVPCPNLYVQLNGLTLTLDTASMLWINLFCLDLYRSLEQFKAIYKLEDSGKRDEHVDVRLDGFRLKLSIPVEKQVCAHRDRPQALCIRTSEMAATNTRHAPFCSCQDLQSLFRRFAGSEFFHSSYTQFPRSQDNFNLLHTLFLRHAYQVDDGPQKQTGFPQPLRKTSASEDLWSVNFTELCLDFEGAESSKGRALSFIDPFPLSVWVCLPKRWGQARISKRQPSSVPDLKMKPSASFSNHSKNENLPREHGVCQRSRTDQDLKSIHKIPETMDALGESECELNDGVDDKELEASADIHVLLSSSVHVKVRLNHYQYLVLLRMKEVLQTLQEQLTRDTQEMTGCPLDPMSASIGVMFHSAEVALLMNPTEGSCLEPKSLDSDTTSLIESELSPSDSKEGLAAEEKEQKSEAGSEKGACSTTEVLEDNEAENAGTSVTGVPKSASDGALSAAAPSESMEEKGLIEEAHEAVEALVAEGAEVPSSHPQSPPPALPISPTSASAGPPGGGNPTLNGQAELVPLKNLEVELSSALHMTKDATKEALHVTMDLTKEAMSITKDALSLSREKMTSTMQKMLSLPPAKDSVPKAEEGAVTPGGGSSRMRFFSMKRTSSQHSFDSTSVDGSGPEDGLSVDSDGSDGFSPAWTLSPQGTLPRCTAMQAAEQTWWQRMRVEHLLK